One Acidobacteriota bacterium DNA window includes the following coding sequences:
- a CDS encoding carboxymuconolactone decarboxylase family protein, translating into AAVTDADFAELRRHFDEVQIIELVGVVALFGFLNRWNATLATELEGPPRAFAEERLAPFGWDPGQHTADSGQTED; encoded by the coding sequence CGCAGCGGTGACGGACGCCGATTTCGCCGAGCTCCGACGGCACTTCGACGAGGTGCAGATCATCGAGCTCGTCGGCGTGGTGGCGCTCTTCGGATTCCTCAACCGCTGGAACGCGACCCTGGCGACCGAGCTCGAAGGCCCACCGCGCGCCTTTGCCGAAGAACGCCTGGCACCCTTCGGCTGGGACCCGGGGCAGCACACCGCGGACAGCGGCCAGACGGAGGACTGA
- a CDS encoding transglutaminase-like domain-containing protein encodes MRFREVIEGLGETIELDRAALLLAGLEYPDLDVDPWLQRLDEMGAEVARRISGVSGDYERLEALTRFLYRDVGLRGNTDDYYDPRNSFLNDVLERKLGIPISLAVILIEVGRRAEIPLLGVALPGHFVVRHVRHTELLLNPFDEGRILTRVECADIVSRVLRTEVPLSPQMLRPVGPREVLARMHHNLRAIYLQKQDLRRLKRVIERLVLLEPEDLNHWRDRGVFRIHAGDAEGLEDLEHYLEQADEVSDREEVEKLLTEARRKLAAVH; translated from the coding sequence ATGCGATTTCGTGAAGTCATCGAGGGGCTGGGGGAGACGATCGAGCTCGACCGAGCCGCCCTTCTCCTTGCCGGCCTGGAATACCCGGACCTGGACGTCGATCCCTGGCTACAACGTCTCGACGAGATGGGGGCAGAGGTGGCGCGCCGGATCTCGGGTGTCAGCGGCGACTACGAGCGGCTCGAAGCCCTGACCCGTTTTCTCTATCGCGACGTCGGCCTGCGTGGTAACACCGACGACTACTACGATCCGCGCAACAGCTTCCTGAACGACGTGCTCGAACGTAAGTTGGGGATCCCGATCAGCTTGGCAGTGATCCTGATCGAGGTCGGGCGGCGGGCCGAGATTCCCTTGTTGGGCGTCGCTTTGCCCGGTCACTTCGTGGTCCGCCATGTGCGCCATACCGAGCTCTTGCTGAATCCTTTCGACGAAGGACGGATCCTGACTCGGGTCGAGTGTGCCGACATCGTGAGCCGGGTCCTGCGGACTGAAGTCCCCTTGAGTCCTCAGATGCTGCGTCCGGTCGGTCCGCGAGAGGTGCTGGCCCGCATGCACCACAACTTGCGCGCCATCTATCTCCAGAAGCAGGATTTGCGCCGGTTGAAACGCGTCATCGAGCGGCTCGTCTTGCTCGAGCCCGAGGACTTGAACCATTGGCGCGATCGTGGCGTCTTTCGGATCCATGCCGGCGATGCCGAGGGTCTGGAAGATCTGGAGCATTATCTGGAGCAGGCGGACGAAGTGTCCGATCGCGAGGAGGTCGAGAAGCTCCTAACCGAGGCGCGCCGCAAGCTGGCGGCGGTTCATTAG
- a CDS encoding VOC family protein translates to MQPSPIPRTLRALASITALAIASSAAAQEAYDGAYFKRVNLVVADIDRALTIYRDILGFDLDRISESSPDSYSYPVFRFDPSAKLRFATLSAGSEQVRTLALTEVRGMELPRPGVPFQTASVIRSADIDEDFLRIEALGLETTEPKFVDGREFDFHERAFVDFDGHLRSSAKSSAPGRSSGRRSKPLAAMPGEDPRPCD, encoded by the coding sequence ATGCAGCCTTCACCCATACCCCGCACGCTGCGAGCTTTGGCATCGATCACGGCCCTCGCCATCGCGTCATCGGCGGCGGCGCAGGAGGCTTACGATGGGGCCTACTTCAAGCGCGTCAACTTGGTGGTCGCGGACATCGATCGGGCGTTGACGATCTATCGCGACATCCTTGGCTTCGATCTGGATCGCATCTCCGAATCCTCGCCGGACTCCTACTCTTACCCGGTGTTTCGGTTCGATCCGTCGGCCAAGCTGCGCTTCGCCACCCTGAGCGCCGGATCGGAGCAGGTCCGCACGCTGGCCCTGACCGAGGTCCGCGGCATGGAACTGCCGCGACCTGGCGTGCCGTTCCAGACCGCGTCGGTGATTCGCTCGGCCGATATCGATGAGGATTTCCTCCGGATCGAAGCGCTGGGACTCGAGACGACCGAGCCCAAATTCGTCGACGGTCGAGAATTCGACTTCCACGAACGAGCGTTCGTCGATTTCGACGGCCACTTGAGATCGTCGGCGAAGAGCTCGGCGCCCGGGAGATCGTCCGGAAGGCGATCGAAGCCGCTGGCGGCGATGCCTGGCGAAGACCCACGACCTTGCGATTGA
- a CDS encoding zinc-binding dehydrogenase: MQAIRVDEAGSFDALQLVEIDRPEPGPGQVQIRTAAISVNFADTMVRRGIYPGMPPFPVIPGLEASGTVAAVGEGVTSVQAGQRVVGFGGSCYAELVTLPETSVTPIPDGVDFAAAAALPVIYLTAHHMLHSMAKLERGATVLVRAAAGGVGTAAGQLCRQAGIRAIGTTSSPEKVEYALRHGYDEVINYNEENVVERVQGLTDGRGVDVVLDAVGGESFASGFEMLAPMGQIIWFGMAGGPPQADIGQKILEHAGRSAGVRFFVLYSVPPAEFASSLQQLLGHVEKGEISPQIHTTLPLAEAGRAHELLEGKAVMGKVVLVP; this comes from the coding sequence ATGCAAGCCATACGAGTCGACGAAGCCGGATCGTTCGATGCCCTACAACTCGTCGAGATCGACCGACCCGAACCTGGGCCCGGTCAGGTGCAAATCCGCACGGCGGCCATCTCGGTCAATTTTGCCGACACCATGGTGCGACGCGGGATCTATCCCGGCATGCCGCCTTTTCCAGTCATCCCCGGTCTCGAAGCGAGCGGTACCGTGGCGGCGGTCGGCGAGGGGGTCACTTCGGTGCAAGCGGGGCAGCGTGTGGTCGGCTTTGGCGGCTCCTGCTACGCTGAGCTCGTGACCCTGCCGGAGACCTCGGTCACCCCCATCCCCGATGGGGTCGATTTTGCCGCTGCCGCCGCTTTGCCGGTGATCTACCTCACCGCGCACCACATGCTGCACAGCATGGCCAAGCTGGAGCGCGGCGCCACGGTGCTGGTGCGGGCCGCGGCCGGCGGCGTCGGCACCGCGGCCGGACAGCTCTGCCGCCAGGCTGGCATCCGAGCCATCGGCACCACCAGCAGCCCCGAGAAGGTCGAGTACGCGCTGCGGCATGGCTACGACGAAGTGATCAACTACAACGAAGAGAACGTCGTCGAGCGGGTGCAGGGGCTGACCGATGGCCGTGGGGTCGACGTGGTACTCGACGCGGTCGGCGGTGAGAGCTTCGCCTCGGGCTTCGAGATGTTGGCGCCCATGGGGCAGATCATCTGGTTCGGTATGGCCGGTGGCCCACCCCAGGCCGATATCGGCCAGAAGATTCTCGAGCATGCCGGGCGGTCCGCCGGGGTCCGTTTCTTTGTCCTCTACAGCGTGCCACCGGCAGAATTCGCCAGCTCCTTGCAGCAGCTGCTCGGACATGTCGAGAAGGGGGAGATCAGCCCTCAGATCCACACCACCTTGCCGTTGGCCGAGGCCGGCCGGGCGCACGAGCTACTCGAGGGCAAGGCGGTGATGGGCAAGGTCGTGCTCGTGCCTTGA